The DNA segment TTTTTTCTAGAAAAATACTGTTTTTCTAGACGGGTGGATATGGACACTTACCAACCAAGATTATGGCTGATTTGACTTTGAGGATGTTACTTTTTTTATCAGACTTGTAAACGTTTGTTGCAAGTTGCTGACATACTACTCATCTTACCGCGCTCTATTAAAACCTGCTGATATTTGGTGTGAATGTGAAAGTACAGCTCAAGCAGGATGCTAATCAGGTTGTGAAGTGGTTACTGATTTTTCTGCAACTTTATAAAGATAGGACTTACGCATTGACAATAAATAATAAATATGTGTGGCGCTAAGAAGCACATATTTATTAGGGGTTTAGCAATGCTAAACCCCTACCACGCGGGTATATTTACTATCAACGTAATTATTGTTTAAAGCCTGAAATTGGCTATTACTGTAATAGTATACCATAATTAATTTGTACAGTGCGTAAGTCCTAAAAGATTAATTTATTGTAAGTTGCCAAATTCTCCTTTGATGTCAGACTAGGGATGTGGGAAAGGCAGATGTTGGCAAACATCCTGATAATCGGCTCAAACGTCAGTTGACACTCCCCGCGATAAATCGACGGGGCTTTCAACCCAATTTTTCGGTAAACTCAAACTGCATCAAACTTTTTTGCTGTTGTTGTAACGCTCTCAAACGCTCTCAATGGTTTGGGCTTGACTCTGTTCTGCATCAGATAGCCCTATTTCTAAACTGGGTGTAGGCATATTTTTCATTTCCCACACTTTCAGCAAAATCAGGTATTCGTAAAATGCCTGCAATGTACACCAAGCCATCCCAGCGCGTCCATCTAGACAACCCCTCAAAATAAAATACATATACAGAAAGCGCAGAAATGGTCTGGCGGGTAAACGTAAAGATAAATCTTTTAAAGCCCGTCGTCGTTCTATTTCTGTTTTACCCAGGAATAAATCTTGCCAGTTCACTTTACCTTGTTCAATTTGATGCAAGGTTTCTTTGGCTTCATCTGTAGAATAACGGTTATGCTTTTCAATCCAACGGCTTAAACCCTTGCTACAAGTGTAATGAGGATATGTTTCTTTGATGAAACTGGTAGCACCGTTACACACTTCCCGTTCAGTGTGTCCATAATCTGTAAACCAGACTTTACCGTGGCGGAACAAACGCATTTGATAGCGGGGATATTGGGTGCTGTAGCGAATCCAATGATTCATAAACATCACACGTTCTGCGACGTAGTAGCCTATATAGTCGGGGTTTTTAGTAGCCTGTAGGCACTCGGCAAAGAGTTCTGGTGTCATGCGTTCATCGGCTTCGAGAATATATACCCACTCATATTTTGGAGGAATAGATTCTAACATCCAGGTGCGTTGTAGTCCGTGGCTTTCAAAGGCGTGTTGGACTGTGCGAACAGGGTAACGACTGGAAATTTCTACAGTGCGATCGCTACTGCATGAGTCTACAACAATAATGTCATCAGATAGCATTGCCGACTCAATACAAGCCGCAATATCTAGCTCTTCGTTATATGTCAGGATATAAATTGATAACATTGCTCAGTTTTTAAAGGAATTTGTTAACTGCTTCGATCAACCCTTGTAGAGACGTTCCATGGAAAGTCTCTACAATATTTGTTGTTACCTAGCGTGCGGCTACTTTACGTTTACTACCTTGTAAAGCACCCATACTCCGTAAACCTGTCCAGCCAATGATCATGTAACCAATGGATAACAGCAAACTACTAATACCAATTCGCAGTCCAGACTTCCAAGCGTTGTCTCTGGCTTGTTTTTGGGCTTCGTCCCGACGTTGGCGAATTTGAATTATTCTTTGATCTGCTAGGGTTTGAGGGTTTGTTTGCTGGTCGATAAAGGTATCTAGTTCTTGGGGATTTTCTTTAAACTTCCTGAGTAATTCTTTTTGCGCTGCGGGAAGTTGAGGGTTATTTAGTGCTTGTTGGTATGTTTGCTCATTTTTGAGCAGTTCGGTAAACTGATTTCTGGCTTGGTTTCGCAGCTGTTCTAGTTGCGCTTTTCCTTGTTCGTTGCTGATTTGGGCTTGGAATTGGGATAACTGATTTTGCAGTTGATTTTCTGCCTGTTCAGCATCTTGGCGAATTTGAACGACGTTTTGAGCGCTAGCTTGTCGGACATTATTCAAGTGCAAGGGAAAAATTAGCAAGAAAAATAACCCTAAGATACTGGAGAGTACCAGCACGGGAAATCTGATATCTATAGGTTTAGGGCGATCGCCGCTATCACCAACACCATCAATCCAATAGCCGACGAATAGCATCCCTATACCAACCAAAGGCACAATGCCTCTGTCAACTAATGCTGTGGCTAGATTGATTTGCCATGTCCGATCAGTTGGTTGGAAGGGCAATAACAGAATTAAAAAATCTAGTAAAAAGGACAAAATTAAAATTATCCCTACTACCTTGAGTGTGAGGGCAGCATTTCCAGAAGCAATACGATTAGTCATAATTTTGCAAATTTTTGGTGTATCAGAGCAATTATCCTATTTGAAGTTACTTGAATATCGTTTCTATAACTGTTGTATGAAACTTATTTCATGAACCTAACTGTTATACAAAAGTATCAGGTAGTTATACACTTGTATAGATTTTATGCAACTAGGTTTTAAACTACACTACGGTAACATTTGTTTTCGGAACTGTCTTCAGGAAACACTAGGTAATTGAAGATACGAAGCTAGCCGGGGAATGAAAGTCTGGCAGAATATGAAGAAGATATAAAGAGATACTTTGATTCATTTTTATCAGAATTTTTTGGTAACTTTTCACTTCCATACCTCAACATTATTTAGTTTTTATCTTCAAGGTTTGTTCCCAAATTGGTAAATCCTCTGGAAGGTCAATATCAGCTAAAGGAGGCAAGTATGCCAGTGATATTGTCAGCTTTTGGGCAATATTCACAGTTTGCTGTAATACTTGATTAGTTCCCCAATCGATATTAACGAATAATTCTGGAATCAGGTGACACAAACCAATTAAGTAATAACCACCGTCAATGGCTGGGCCAAGTGTGAGATCATAAGTGTGTAGCTGCTCAAAGGCTTGGGTAAGGATGTCAGAATTGATTCCCGGACAATCTATGCCAATGATTATGACTTGTTCTGCACCAGAGTCAAAGGCATGAGCAAGCGATCGCTCCATCCGCGAACCCAAATCACCTTCACCCTGAGAGTGGTATACTAAATCAGACCCCAGCCAGTCTTCCATGAGTTGCGAGTTACCACCAGCAAACCGCACTTCCCAAGATATGTCCGTGGATTTTTGCAGTTGTTGCACCTGAAATATGGTACGCTCAGTCATCTGCCGTTGTAAATTGGCAGCACCCACATCACCCAAAGCAGGTATGAGTCGGGTTTTCGTCTTCCCTGGTTCTGGGTAGCGAGTAAAAATAATTAAGTGCTGTTGGGCAATGTCTAATGATTTCAGCACGGAGTAGTCCCAATTTAGTTAGTGAAATATAACTAGACTACTACATATAATTCAGAATCCCGACCGAATTCAAATATGCATTTTCGGTTAACGCTTGTAGAGACGTTGTATGCAACGTCTCTACATTCTTTGTCAGAGATGTTTTTTGCAAAACTGGAATTCTCAACTCATCTGCTGCTGTCAGCGCTGACGATTATGATCGTATTTCACAACTCTTGGGAAATAAATTAATATCAATCACATCCACTATCCTTCGCAGTCCTCATTGCGCCTAGTAAGGTTGAAACAATGACGCACCTTGGGGAAACGTCAGTATTTCGAGGTGTAAAGGTAATTTTTCCCATTCGTCCATTGACAGAACCATCATACTTGAACTGTACCCGATACTTCCCAGAACCAGTGGTATCTTCAGCGAAGTTGGAAGTAAATCTAATTGCTGTAGAGTCGCCTTGAATCAAAGGTTGTCCATTTGACGTTTGACATTGGTTGTCTGAAGGGGTGCGATGTACAGCAGCTAATACTTTATTATCATCAACCCAAAAACAAGCTTGCCAACCAAGTTTTTCCCGTTTAGCATTACTTTGGGCATCGCGTAATAGTGTCAATGCCGCACTTTGTGCAGTGTTTACCTTCTGTCGATTGACAAATCCTAACCAGCTAGGAGCTGCGATCGCTGATAATATACCAATCATTACCAGAGCTACCAATATCTCTAATAATGTGAAGCCACGAGGGTGGCCATCTCTCAATAAGTTTTTGGGATCAAATAAATGTGGTAAATGCATAGAAATTAACTTGAATTAGATAAACATACAAGAAACTTGAACTCAGTCGGCGGACGCTCGTAGTAAGGGCTTCAGCCCTTCATTCAGGACTAAAGTCCTGACTACAAACCTTTAACTATTTACACCGAATCACTTAGGTTTTTAAATTAACTGTTTTTCGACTATCTAAAAAATTAGTAGATAAATTATCAGGTAAAAAAATGATTATGCTAATTTTTAATAATAATTTTAATGTAAATTTTGTTCGTTTAAATCTGGAATTATCATAAATAAAATACTTCCACAAAAAACCAGCAGCAGCTATACCCTTTTGTCTGTTGTGTGGTCTATTTAAAGCTTTGCAAGTTAGATATTTATACAGGTTAGTCATGCTCGAATTGAGAATAGTTTGATTATTTAACCCTTTGGCATGGTAACCATTTGTAATCACTTGCAAACAATATTTTTCCTGCTTGGCAAGATTAGAAGAAACCGAATTAGCACTGAGGCGGTATAATATTTGTACTGAAGGAACAGCTACAAAAGAATATTGCGCTGCTAATCTTAACCACATATCCCAATCTTGAGCAGCTGGTAAAGATTCATCAAATCCACCTAATTCTAGTACAGCTTCCCTACGAATCAAAGGATTAGAACCACTTTCTAAAAAGTTAGTTATTAACAACTGCTCATAAACATCTCCATTCGCAGTAATGTGTGTACCAGAAAGAAATCTTTCGCCATTTTCGTTAATATAATCAGTCCAACTATAAGCCACTTGAGCATCTGGATTATTTTGCAAAGCCTGTAACTGGACTTGCAGTTTATCAGGTGTCCAAATATCATCTGCATCAAGAAAACTGACAAATTCTCCAATTGCATGGTGTAGTCCACGATTGCGAGTCACGTTTCCGCCAGCATTGGGATAAGAAAATACTTTAATTCTGATGTCCTTAATTTGCGAAACTATATCTAATGTCGAATCTTGGGAACCATCATTAATAATAATTAATTCAAAGTTAGTAAAAGTTTGATTGAGAACGGATTTAATTGTGGCTTGAATAGTTTTTTCACAATTATAAGCTGGAATAACTACAGAAATCGTTGGCGACTCTTTATTTACTTCATTCATCTTTCACGTTATTTTTCTGGTTATATCGTTTAAAAAACATCTAAATGAATAAAAAGGACTCAGCATACTGCCTAAATAAAACTCCATTTCAAAAAGCAAAGTAATATCAGTTTTTAACTCATGATTATGTTTAATAAAATGTTTGACTATTCGGCGCAAATTACCCAAAATAGTTCTGATTAAAATTATGGGTTTTTCCCAATTCTTCGCATTAATTAAGCGCAATTGAAAAACACACAAACCACAGCCACGGGCTAGTTTGAGCAAGTAATCTTTTTCTAATCGCCAATGTGGTATTTGATGATAAGTGTGCATAGCGGGATTGTACCAAATTTCCCAGCCAGCATTGTGAATGTGAAGTAACGGTTCATAGTCATCACCCTGCACAAAAACACCAGGTAACTTTCCACTCAACTTAGGTTTTTGAGGAACGTTATCAAACCATGCGTTTTTCCTGACAACTAGCGCTGCACCAGGAGGAAGATTTAATCTCTCCGGCTCAAATAAATGCGCCTTGTCTCCATGCTCTCTGATAGCTAGAAAGGCCTGTATCTTTTGAAAATCTTCTGGTGGTTTAACCTCAAATTCTCCATGAATTTGACCACTCCAAGCCCCAGCTTGAGGATGTTCAATCGCAAAATCGTAAGCTGCTGCCAGCCAGTCAGATGCAGGAAGGTTATCATCATCTAAAAATGCAATAAGATGTCCTCTAGCTTCACGTACTGCCCGCAATCTTGCGTAGGCAGCACCCTGTTGAGGTTCCATAAAATATTTTAAAGAACATTCGTTGCTAAATATTTCCTGATAATTACTAATTACTTCAGATGTATTATCAGAACTATTATTGTCAATAATAACAACTTCCCAATTAATTTTTTTCACATTTACTTGCTTCAAAAGTAAATCTAAAATCTTAGGTAACCGTGTTGCCCCATTGTAAGTCGGAATAGCTAGGGTAACATCTAAAGATTTTGTTAACACTTCTGCCATAAAATTTTATATCTTATTCCTTATTCATTTTTAAATATCCATTTCTCCACAAATAAAAGGGGCTAATTAAACTACTCAATAAAAGTTGTAATTCACAATTTGCCACCAGATCATGTTTAAAATTGTTGCGATGTTTTAGTAAATGTAAAGCTATTTTGCGTAAATCATTTATCGCATAAGCAAAAGATACTAATGACTGATAAAAAGGTTTAATATTTACCATTCTTGTGACGTAACGGCTAAGTCCAATACCTCTGAAAAATGGAATCAAATAAGCTTTTTCTAATCTAGATTTTGGTATTTTATGATAAATTTCCATTTCTGGATTGTACCAAATTTGCCAACCTGCTTTTTGTATGTAACACAGCATCTCTAAATCTTCGCCAGTCAGCATATTGCCAGTAACTCTGCCTGTCAAAATTGGGTTATTTGGGACACTTGTTAACCATGCTTGTCGCCGCACAACAAGTCCAGCAGAAGGAGGTAGTAATTTTGTATGGGGTTTATATAGCAGTGGAATATCTCCACGCTCTGTAATTGCCAAAAAGGCAGAAATTCGGTGAAAATTTTCTGGTGGTTTTACTTCCCAATCTGGGTGAATTTGGCTACCATAAGCTCCCACATGAGGATGCTCTTTGGCAAAGGCGTTAGCTGCTGCTACCCAGTTGGATAAGGGGTAGTTATCATCATCAAGAAATCCTATAAATTTGCCTCTAGCTTCCAAAACTGCTCTTTTCCTAGCATAAGCTGCTCCCTGTTGGGCTTCAAAGCAATACTTTAAGGGATAAGAACATTGCCAATTTTCTTGATAGCTTTTGATAAGTTCAGCTGTGTTATCTGTGCTGTTATTGTCTACAACAATGATTTCCCAAGCTAAATTTTCGGTGTTGATTTGATTTCGCAGTCGTTCTAATAGTTCAGGTAAGCGACTTGCACCGTTGTAGGTTGGTATAGCTACGGTAAAATTAAGTTTAGTAGGCATAGCTCCCCTGATTTAACTTAAATAAGTTTTATTGCCCTAATATTAGTAAGATTTAAAATCTGGTTAGGCACAAATTAGGGCTATTTTTTGAGCAGCTACAAAATTAATATATAAAACTAAATAAACTGCCCCTGATATTTTTATTATCCTATTTAGGACGTATTTTATATACCGTGTTTATACGGGCTTTATTATACTTTTGTAATAAAATAAAGGTGATTTACTCATCACCACATTGATCATCTTTTTCTGTGAGCATTGAGCCTAAGAGAGTTTTCACTATCACACATCGCTTTATATTAGAATTGCGTACGGCTACCACAATTTTTAATCCTGGTGCTTCTGTTGAACCGTCTGGTGGTGTACCCAAGTCAGCATTTGGCAAAGTTCCCATGTAGTCAAATTTGATTGTTTTTTCGCCACTGAGATCAGCGATAGTAGCACCAGCAATATTCTCTCCAGTTATATTGGTTAGCACCAATATTTCTTCGGGATTAATTCCCACATCCTCGCCTAAGTTGCGCCAATTACTACTTGGTGTTCCTTGATAAATTGCAATTTGGGGAATATCATCCTGAATTTTCAAACTGACGCTGTAATCACGTTTTGTTCTTTTAGCTTCTCGCTGTGCTTCTTGTAGTGCTGCTAACACAACATCATTAGCTTTATTCACCCGTTGTCGATTCACAAAACCCAGCCATCCGGGAGCCGCTATGGCTCCTAAAATTCCAATTATTAGAGCTGCTACTATGAGTTCTATGACGCTAAAGCCAGAATCTGGTTGTGCGGATCTCAATTTATAGTTACTGATAACCAGACATCGTTGTTTTATTTTGTGGTTCTTGCTATGCATATATAGTGATATTAAATTTTGCTTGTTCATAATTAGCAGTCCTCAAATAAGAACTTCAGCCCTGACTACGAATTGAATAACAACAATTTTACTTAGTTATAAATTCTTTTATTATCAGCACTCATTGAGTAAATAAGAAGCTGCGTCCTTGTACTCGTATGCTTGCAGTAGGAAAATAAGTACTGTTATTAGATGTGTAATCTAAGTTATTACTTTGCAGACGAGCCAGCGCATTACCCCTTAAAAATACTTGTGCTGTTGTGTTAACTCTATCAATGCAAGCATAAAATCCGGTTCTTTCTGGTGATATTTGTGACCATGTAACAGGGGGGATAAGAGTATTAGGGGGGCATATTACAGGTGGTACTCCTGACACTGTATTTTGTGTTTGATCAATAAAGTCAACAAGTACTGCTGAAGCAGGAAAATCTCCTGCGCCTTTCTCCCAAGAATTCATCTTTTCTGCTAGATTTCCTACACCATCAAGGTCAAATGGGGCAAACCCTCCACTAGGACAAATGATATACTGTGTAGCATCGTCAGAATCATCACCACAACTGTCACCATCTTCACCATCAATTCTGGCTACACCATCTTTAATTTGCCATCTGGCAATACGAGCAGCATTAGACCAAGTACGGTTACTATCTTTAATTAAGTAATAGGCAACCAAAGAGTAGACAAAACTATCATCTGACCCCGCACCAACGGGAATTGCATCTTTAATCAATTCTCGTTTCCAAAAGACAAGAACAGGTACACCATCAGCAGGAATGAATATTTCATCGTCAATAGCTTCAATTCCATCAGCATCATAGATATAAATTGCTTGTTGTAAATCACGCGAGATATAATCCAATGCAGATTGGATTTCTTGCTCAGAATTTGCCTTAGCTTGCTCTCGGCGATCTGTGTCTAAAATGTTGATCATGAATCCTAGCAAAGGTGTAATTACAAGGACTGATATGATCATGGCTACGAGTAATTCAATCAGGGTAAAACCGCTAACTGGCTGAACTATCTTAGAGCGTTTCAGTTGATTACTAAGCAGGAATTTTAGCGTCCTCATCATAACTTCATTGTTCCCTTGAATGAATAGATACACAGCGATTAAATGATGCCAATCATCCTAATGTTTTAGTCACAGCCTCCGTCTGCAACACCAAGACGTTGACATAAAGCCCTAAACGAAGTTTCAGGAGTACCAATATCAGTTGTCATTTCTATGAGGGGTGATTGGCGACTACCTAATCCACCTGTGAAGGTCATTTGAGTAGTTTTTGTATCGCCGTTACTGGCAGTTATATCTTGAGCAAAATCAATGTCTGCCCGATAAACCCGAATTCCTAAACGGTAGCCATCATTTGCCCCAGAACTTTGAACAATCCGAGCCGCCTGTATGTAGAACAAATTATCATCATCGGCAGAACAATCTGGATCATCAATAATGCCATTCTTTTTAAAACAATATAATTGCGTTGAATTTGCGGGAACTCCCATTTTGCTAATGTTAATTAAATAGTCCTCGGTATCATCTTCAACGTTTCTTGCTTCATCTGTTAGAACAGGGTCAATTGTCTCTGGTAGTGCAATTGATCCTGTTCTGACACCATCAATGTATGTTCTTACAGCTTGTGTTGCTAGTTCTATTCTGCGAGCTTGAACTCTGGTTGCTGTAGAAATAACGATTACAGGGGCGATCGCTGTTAATAAAATACCAGCAACAACCAATGCTACAATCGACTCAATAATAGTAAACCCAGATTCATCACCAGGGCAGCTATTCTGCTGTTGTTTTTGCTTAATCATTGCTAATCACCAGGTTTTCAAATTTTATTCTTACGGACAAGAAGGACGTTGATCTGTATCAATTGCTGGCTCCCCTGCGTTGTTTTCAGCACACAACAAAGTTTCCACCCAAGGGTCATCTCGGCCAACTTCTCGGAAGAACTCATCTGGCAGATCCTCTGGAGTTCTCACCAATTTTTGGGCAAACAAATCAGGTGCCTGGGATAGCAACCCTACATCATAACCCCATTGCCGTGTAGGAGCTATGTAAAAAGGCGCTCTACGACTGTTACCAGTAATTGGATATGACTCTGATGAATCTGATAAAAATGATCTGAATGGCCCAGTGGCGTAGGCACTGCGCTTGAATTGGATAAAAGACCCACTAATCCTTGCTTTGATAGCATTATCTATGCGGCTAGGTTGGTTCCAGTTCTCGATAAACCGCACAAAATTAGGCAAGCCACCATTATCTTCAGTGGGACGTGCAGGGGTATCTCCTGCTGCTGCCGCTAAATTGAATGTCGTTTCGGTAGCTATTTGTAGCCAGTTTCGCGTGGAGCCAGTGTTTAATATCGTTGTGTTGTTTTGATCATTGTCATTGGTCGGGTTTTGAATTTGTAAAACTGGATCTAGCCGTGGATTATTGCGTGTATTTGCTGTTAACGCCTCAGCCAAACGTGGCGGAGTATTTTCATTGTTTGCAGTGGTTGTTCTAAACCATAAGGCATTATTTCGTGAATCTGGTCTATTTCCTGCTGAAAAAGAGCCTAGAGGGAATTGATTGATCTTTCCATCTTTGATGCCCAAAATAGTTGGTCTAAGACTATTAAGCTCCAATCGACCATTCAATAAAGATAAAGGGTCAACATCTGGTAAACGCTTAAAAGCAACCCGACGAGGATACATTCGAGTGTTATTATCCGTAATAGCTGTTGTACCCGCATTTAAAGTTAATATTGACCAATCCAAAGTGCCATCAATCGCAATTTGCGGAACTGTATCCGCCCCACCACGCAGCCAAGAGCGTCTATTAGCTGGATCTCCTTCTCCAACATAGTGAACATACCAGTCATCTACTCCACATTCAGAGACAGGTAGCTTTGGACAAACTTCCATTAAATACTCTGGAGCATTTTTTCTTCTCTGTATTGGTGTGACAAAGTTGTTGAGATAAGAACTACCTTGAACAGTCTGCCCGTCAATAGTAATCCCAGGTTCAAGGTCTTTGGCTATACCACTGCCGTCATACCAATCAGCGTTGGTAACGTAAGAGTTGGGAAAAAAACCATTCTCTGTAAAACGGGTAATGGAAGTTGCATCCCCTAAATTATTATTCAGATCGTAGTCTCCCTGGTTGCGGAAACCTTCCCGAAAGTTACTAGAAAGTAGGGTGATGGCATCAGATAACACACTTGCAGGTCGCCATTCGTCCCCAGGATCACAATTCGGTAGTCTTTGGTCACCTGAACGACAGGCAAACTGAGGATTACGTTGAGCAGCTGTGCGGCTATAGAAGTTACCCCAGCTATCTGCCAAGGGGTTGGTGAACTCTTCTTGGGTATGTATATTAAAGTCACCCTTAATGTATACAGGCAAGTTTGAGGCTAGAATTAACCCTCTTTCCACATCTCTATAACTATTTGTACGCCAAATTTTTTCACCGTTGGTCAACATAATGGCGTTAGGACGGCGAGTCGGGTCTAGGATGAAATCTACTGGACTTTCTGTTTCCTGGTTGTTTCCTGCTGCGGCGCTCAAATCTAAAAGTGCATCATCACGAGTGGCATAAATAATGCCGCTATTAGGAAGTAAATATTCTGTTGCTGTTGAGACACCACCACTGATAGTTGTTCCTCTCAGATCATTAATGTTCAATACAGTGGCGCGAATTTCTAGGGGTTGACGCTGCTCTCTGGGAAGATTGTAGTCTGCTGCTGGTGGTACAATAGCGCCACCTTCTGCATTTCTAAATGTTTCTAAAACCAATGGTGTATCAACTGTATTATCTGAGTGAATCGCCTTAATCTGTCTGGCATCAAGAAAAGCTGTTTCTCTAATTGCACCGTGAGGAATCACAGGATCACTCTGAACGGCAATAGTGTCATCTAAAATTTGTAGGGCGCAAAGTGCAGATTCAACCGCAGACCTTTCGGAGAGAGTACGATTAGCAGCAGTTTTGTCCAAAGCTGTTTGGAGTGGCTTATTCACCCAACGTCCATTGGGATATCTTAAGTCGGCTTGATAACTCAGCACATTTGCATAAGTAGTTTCACCCGTGGCAATATCAGGAGCAGCGTAAACTACACCGTTGTTAGATGCACCAGGTGCAGCAACAGTTCCTGGATTCCAGGGCAGTGAGTTTAAGTTCTTGGCTCTATCTACATTAGTAGGATCATAGTAACTACTAACACAAGCAATAGGTGCGGGTGCTGTTTGGCTGTAGCTGGCAACGTTGTAGTGATAAACCGCAGTTGCCCGCATCCGCAGATAGGGAGTGTTGGCGTTTGGTAGTTGAATTACTGGATCTATACCGCCAGCAGCAGTTGCAGCTGTCGGAGAAGCAACTGGCATCATGTCTGACCAAATTTTTTCAGGTACAGGTACGCCGGTAGAATCAGGAACTAAAACTGAATTGAAGTCAGCAGATGTAGATGTAGTAGTCAAACCATCAGGTAAATAAATACCTGCCCCAGTCACTACACGCAAACCACCAACTGGCTCTTGTGGATTAGTGGGTATTTTAGCTGCTGCTAATTCCCAATCTTGATCTCGGCTTGTGGCTCCCAAATCAGCTAGTGCTTCTATGCGAGTGCGACGAGTGCGAGTTCCATCTCCATCGTCCCATTCGATACCAGCAATCTCTTGAGTATCTTGTGGATTTTTACCAACAAAACTGCTTCCGTTCCACCAGAGTTCAGGTAGATTATTCCCAACCAAAACCCTGTCACCCAAAGTTTGCTCTTTATCTATTGTTTGTCGTTTAATTGGCTCCGTCGCACTAGGTA comes from the Nodularia sp. NIES-3585 genome and includes:
- a CDS encoding glycosyltransferase family 2 protein yields the protein MLSIYILTYNEELDIAACIESAMLSDDIIVVDSCSSDRTVEISSRYPVRTVQHAFESHGLQRTWMLESIPPKYEWVYILEADERMTPELFAECLQATKNPDYIGYYVAERVMFMNHWIRYSTQYPRYQMRLFRHGKVWFTDYGHTEREVCNGATSFIKETYPHYTCSKGLSRWIEKHNRYSTDEAKETLHQIEQGKVNWQDLFLGKTEIERRRALKDLSLRLPARPFLRFLYMYFILRGCLDGRAGMAWCTLQAFYEYLILLKVWEMKNMPTPSLEIGLSDAEQSQAQTIESV
- a CDS encoding HpsJ family protein; its protein translation is MTNRIASGNAALTLKVVGIILILSFLLDFLILLLPFQPTDRTWQINLATALVDRGIVPLVGIGMLFVGYWIDGVGDSGDRPKPIDIRFPVLVLSSILGLFFLLIFPLHLNNVRQASAQNVVQIRQDAEQAENQLQNQLSQFQAQISNEQGKAQLEQLRNQARNQFTELLKNEQTYQQALNNPQLPAAQKELLRKFKENPQELDTFIDQQTNPQTLADQRIIQIRQRRDEAQKQARDNAWKSGLRIGISSLLLSIGYMIIGWTGLRSMGALQGSKRKVAAR
- a CDS encoding TIGR04282 family arsenosugar biosynthesis glycosyltransferase translates to MLKSLDIAQQHLIIFTRYPEPGKTKTRLIPALGDVGAANLQRQMTERTIFQVQQLQKSTDISWEVRFAGGNSQLMEDWLGSDLVYHSQGEGDLGSRMERSLAHAFDSGAEQVIIIGIDCPGINSDILTQAFEQLHTYDLTLGPAIDGGYYLIGLCHLIPELFVNIDWGTNQVLQQTVNIAQKLTISLAYLPPLADIDLPEDLPIWEQTLKIKTK
- a CDS encoding type II secretion system protein, which translates into the protein MHLPHLFDPKNLLRDGHPRGFTLLEILVALVMIGILSAIAAPSWLGFVNRQKVNTAQSAALTLLRDAQSNAKREKLGWQACFWVDDNKVLAAVHRTPSDNQCQTSNGQPLIQGDSTAIRFTSNFAEDTTGSGKYRVQFKYDGSVNGRMGKITFTPRNTDVSPRCVIVSTLLGAMRTAKDSGCD
- a CDS encoding glycosyltransferase, with the protein product MNEVNKESPTISVVIPAYNCEKTIQATIKSVLNQTFTNFELIIINDGSQDSTLDIVSQIKDIRIKVFSYPNAGGNVTRNRGLHHAIGEFVSFLDADDIWTPDKLQVQLQALQNNPDAQVAYSWTDYINENGERFLSGTHITANGDVYEQLLITNFLESGSNPLIRREAVLELGGFDESLPAAQDWDMWLRLAAQYSFVAVPSVQILYRLSANSVSSNLAKQEKYCLQVITNGYHAKGLNNQTILNSSMTNLYKYLTCKALNRPHNRQKGIAAAGFLWKYFIYDNSRFKRTKFTLKLLLKISIIIFLPDNLSTNFLDSRKTVNLKT
- the hpsE gene encoding hormogonium polysaccharide biosynthesis glycosyltransferase HpsE; the encoded protein is MAEVLTKSLDVTLAIPTYNGATRLPKILDLLLKQVNVKKINWEVVIIDNNSSDNTSEVISNYQEIFSNECSLKYFMEPQQGAAYARLRAVREARGHLIAFLDDDNLPASDWLAAAYDFAIEHPQAGAWSGQIHGEFEVKPPEDFQKIQAFLAIREHGDKAHLFEPERLNLPPGAALVVRKNAWFDNVPQKPKLSGKLPGVFVQGDDYEPLLHIHNAGWEIWYNPAMHTYHQIPHWRLEKDYLLKLARGCGLCVFQLRLINAKNWEKPIILIRTILGNLRRIVKHFIKHNHELKTDITLLFEMEFYLGSMLSPFYSFRCFLNDITRKIT
- the hpsE gene encoding hormogonium polysaccharide biosynthesis glycosyltransferase HpsE — encoded protein: MPTKLNFTVAIPTYNGASRLPELLERLRNQINTENLAWEIIVVDNNSTDNTAELIKSYQENWQCSYPLKYCFEAQQGAAYARKRAVLEARGKFIGFLDDDNYPLSNWVAAANAFAKEHPHVGAYGSQIHPDWEVKPPENFHRISAFLAITERGDIPLLYKPHTKLLPPSAGLVVRRQAWLTSVPNNPILTGRVTGNMLTGEDLEMLCYIQKAGWQIWYNPEMEIYHKIPKSRLEKAYLIPFFRGIGLSRYVTRMVNIKPFYQSLVSFAYAINDLRKIALHLLKHRNNFKHDLVANCELQLLLSSLISPFYLWRNGYLKMNKE
- a CDS encoding Tfp pilus assembly protein FimT/FimU encodes the protein MNKQNLISLYMHSKNHKIKQRCLVISNYKLRSAQPDSGFSVIELIVAALIIGILGAIAAPGWLGFVNRQRVNKANDVVLAALQEAQREAKRTKRDYSVSLKIQDDIPQIAIYQGTPSSNWRNLGEDVGINPEEILVLTNITGENIAGATIADLSGEKTIKFDYMGTLPNADLGTPPDGSTEAPGLKIVVAVRNSNIKRCVIVKTLLGSMLTEKDDQCGDE